Proteins co-encoded in one Arthrobacter globiformis genomic window:
- a CDS encoding MFS transporter, which produces MAIESLSQETAAPPALSTTARPSVRASRAYVIGMPIASAGLWMALLAPALVVLAIKVSEITTPETRAGALSLVAGVGAVIALLANPFFGRLSDRTTSRFGMRKPWIVGGSLLGLGALLLLGLAGDVAGVLGAWVVAQLGFNAALAALVATLPDQAAPAERGRLSGLIGMTLPIGLVAAAYFAQLFDSAFQMAVVPGIVGTALAIAFAFTFKDRVLTERPAPLNLKEILGSFYFDPRLHPGLGWAWLTKFMVYVGYCAGLLYLPYFFADQLHVAEESIASLVFQATLVSSAGTVVTSIAGGWISDRIGKRKTLVIASSLIIMAGLIVIAMSASTDQVLVGQAIVGLGLGCFGAVDVALIADLLPGDQAENAKTFGVFNIAQALPQSIVPAVAFPVIALGGYPALFLGGAAVGIIGAVLVTRIKGVK; this is translated from the coding sequence GTGGCCATCGAATCCCTATCCCAGGAGACCGCGGCTCCGCCCGCACTTTCCACAACCGCACGACCATCCGTCAGAGCATCCCGGGCCTACGTCATCGGCATGCCCATCGCCAGTGCCGGCCTCTGGATGGCCCTGCTTGCCCCGGCCCTCGTCGTCCTCGCCATCAAGGTCTCCGAAATCACCACCCCAGAAACCAGGGCCGGAGCGCTTAGCCTCGTGGCGGGCGTCGGGGCCGTCATCGCGCTGCTGGCCAACCCGTTCTTCGGACGCCTGAGCGACCGCACCACCTCCCGTTTCGGCATGCGGAAGCCGTGGATCGTCGGCGGCTCCCTGCTCGGGCTCGGCGCACTGCTTCTTCTGGGCCTCGCCGGGGATGTGGCCGGCGTCCTGGGCGCCTGGGTGGTGGCGCAGCTGGGATTCAACGCCGCGCTGGCCGCCTTGGTTGCGACCCTCCCGGACCAGGCAGCCCCTGCCGAGCGCGGCCGCCTCTCCGGCCTCATCGGCATGACGTTGCCGATCGGCCTCGTGGCTGCGGCCTACTTCGCGCAGCTCTTCGACAGTGCCTTCCAGATGGCGGTGGTTCCCGGCATCGTGGGCACCGCCCTTGCCATCGCCTTCGCCTTCACGTTCAAGGACAGGGTCCTCACCGAGCGGCCAGCGCCCCTGAACCTCAAGGAAATTCTGGGCTCCTTCTACTTCGATCCCCGCCTCCACCCCGGCCTCGGCTGGGCATGGCTGACCAAGTTCATGGTCTACGTTGGCTACTGCGCCGGCCTGCTCTACCTGCCGTACTTCTTCGCGGACCAGCTCCATGTGGCCGAGGAAAGCATCGCCTCCCTGGTCTTCCAGGCCACCCTGGTCAGCTCCGCCGGAACCGTGGTCACCAGCATCGCGGGCGGCTGGATCAGCGACCGGATCGGCAAGCGCAAGACCTTGGTCATCGCCTCCAGCCTCATCATCATGGCGGGCCTGATCGTCATCGCCATGAGCGCCAGCACGGACCAGGTCCTGGTGGGCCAGGCGATCGTGGGCCTGGGCCTGGGCTGCTTCGGCGCCGTCGACGTGGCCCTCATCGCCGACCTGCTGCCCGGCGACCAGGCCGAGAATGCCAAGACCTTCGGTGTCTTCAACATTGCCCAGGCACTCCCCCAGTCCATCGTGCCCGCTGTTGCCTTCCCCGTCATCGCCCTCGGTGGCTACCCCGCCCTATTCCTCGGCGGGGCCGCCGTCGGCATCATTGGCGCCGTCCTCGTCACCCGCATCAAAGGAGTCAAATAA
- a CDS encoding beta-glucosidase family protein yields the protein MNPTLSARKTAQVGTELLPEDTEARLRELAASLSLEQQVTLLTGADVWSTHAMPEIGLGRIVLSDGPAGVRGEDFDERHDSVSLPSSSALSATWSVDIARRYGQVLGQEARRKGVHAVLGPTINLHRSPLGGRHFECMSEDPRLTATLAAGYVSGVQSMGVGATPKHYLANEAETDRFTSDSVVDERTLRELYLAAFEDAITEARAWLVMSSYNSINGTTASENKLLETPLSTEWGFDGVVVSDWTGVRSVDAANAHQDLEMPGPVGHWGVKLLAAVGDGRVSREAILEKVTRILRLAARVGSLQGFDAAVTDFPAELDGAQVAREVAVRGAVLVRNEGGLLPLDAKALGSVAVIGHNAEEARTQGGGSATVMPKYNISPLEGLRKALPDDVTVTYARGAKVAEGLQPFARTALHNPVSDVPGMRVTFLAADGREISGEDRLASHLIWFGVGIPEGTAAIRMQTVWTAEAAGVRHLGVGTVGHIAVSVEGTEIFNGELEDDTDVLGAALFDPPQTIHAFEATAGQRFAIDALYQLPQQQEIPLTAILLGEEAIVTDPQAEIRAAVEAARTADVAVVVVGTNAAIESEGFDRKDLDLPGHQNELVEAVAAVNPRTVVVVNSGSPVLMPWLDRVGSVLLGWFGGQEFGTAVADILLGKEEPGGRLPTTWPAALGDVPVLNTTPVDGKVVYGEGIHVGYRAWLKQQAAGGAAPLLPFGFGLGYTTFELGTAHAPQSVPAGQDIVVHVPVRNTGTRTGREVVQIYLSREDSATERPVRWLAGYAGTHLAAGGTDTVEVRIPARAFGHYDGGWQVERGFFRLLVGRHAADDFQALEVEVR from the coding sequence ATGAACCCCACCCTGTCCGCACGCAAGACCGCCCAGGTGGGCACCGAGCTGCTGCCGGAGGACACCGAGGCGCGCCTGCGCGAACTGGCCGCAAGCCTGAGCCTGGAACAGCAGGTCACGCTGCTCACCGGCGCCGACGTCTGGTCCACCCACGCCATGCCGGAAATCGGACTGGGCAGGATCGTGCTGTCCGACGGCCCGGCCGGTGTCCGCGGCGAAGACTTCGACGAGCGCCACGACTCCGTCTCGCTGCCGTCGTCGTCCGCCCTGTCCGCCACCTGGAGCGTGGACATCGCGCGCCGCTACGGCCAGGTGCTCGGCCAGGAGGCACGCCGCAAGGGCGTCCACGCCGTCCTCGGCCCCACCATCAACCTGCACCGCTCCCCGCTGGGCGGCCGCCACTTCGAATGCATGAGCGAGGATCCGCGCCTGACCGCCACGCTGGCCGCCGGCTACGTCTCCGGCGTGCAGTCCATGGGCGTGGGCGCCACGCCCAAGCACTACCTCGCCAACGAGGCGGAGACCGACCGTTTCACCTCCGATTCCGTCGTTGATGAACGGACCCTGCGCGAGCTCTACCTGGCCGCGTTCGAGGACGCCATCACCGAGGCACGCGCCTGGCTTGTCATGAGCTCCTACAACTCCATCAACGGCACCACGGCCAGCGAGAACAAGCTCCTGGAAACCCCGCTGTCCACCGAATGGGGTTTCGACGGCGTCGTGGTGTCGGACTGGACCGGCGTCCGTTCAGTGGATGCCGCCAACGCCCACCAGGACCTGGAGATGCCTGGACCGGTGGGCCACTGGGGCGTCAAGCTGCTCGCCGCCGTCGGGGACGGCCGCGTCAGCCGGGAGGCGATCCTGGAAAAGGTCACCCGCATCCTGCGCCTCGCCGCCAGGGTCGGCTCGCTCCAGGGCTTCGACGCCGCAGTCACCGATTTCCCTGCAGAGCTCGACGGCGCACAGGTGGCCCGCGAGGTGGCAGTCCGGGGAGCCGTGCTGGTCCGCAACGAGGGCGGCCTGCTCCCGCTCGACGCCAAGGCACTGGGCAGCGTTGCCGTCATCGGGCACAACGCCGAGGAAGCCCGCACGCAGGGCGGCGGCAGCGCCACCGTCATGCCCAAGTACAACATCTCGCCGCTGGAGGGCCTCCGCAAGGCACTGCCCGACGACGTCACCGTCACCTACGCCCGCGGCGCCAAGGTGGCCGAAGGGCTGCAGCCGTTCGCCCGCACGGCGCTGCACAACCCGGTCAGTGATGTGCCCGGCATGCGGGTGACCTTCCTGGCCGCCGACGGAAGGGAGATCTCGGGCGAGGACCGGCTGGCTTCGCACCTGATCTGGTTCGGCGTCGGCATTCCCGAGGGCACGGCGGCCATCCGCATGCAGACCGTGTGGACGGCGGAAGCCGCCGGCGTCCGCCACCTCGGCGTGGGAACTGTGGGCCACATCGCAGTCTCCGTCGAGGGCACCGAGATCTTCAACGGTGAGCTGGAGGACGACACCGATGTCCTGGGCGCGGCACTGTTCGACCCGCCCCAGACCATCCATGCCTTCGAGGCCACCGCAGGCCAGCGGTTCGCCATCGACGCCCTGTACCAGCTGCCGCAGCAGCAGGAGATCCCGCTGACGGCCATCCTGCTCGGCGAGGAGGCCATCGTCACCGATCCCCAGGCCGAGATCCGGGCCGCTGTCGAGGCGGCACGGACGGCCGACGTCGCCGTCGTCGTGGTGGGCACCAACGCCGCCATCGAATCCGAGGGCTTCGACCGCAAGGACCTGGACCTCCCCGGCCACCAGAACGAGCTTGTGGAGGCTGTGGCCGCGGTCAATCCGCGCACGGTCGTGGTGGTCAACTCCGGTTCGCCGGTGCTGATGCCGTGGCTGGACAGGGTCGGCTCGGTCCTGCTGGGCTGGTTCGGCGGGCAGGAGTTCGGCACCGCGGTGGCGGACATCCTGCTCGGCAAGGAGGAGCCCGGCGGCCGGCTTCCCACCACCTGGCCGGCCGCGCTCGGGGACGTTCCCGTGCTGAACACCACACCTGTTGACGGCAAGGTGGTCTACGGCGAGGGCATCCACGTGGGCTACCGCGCCTGGCTCAAGCAGCAGGCCGCGGGCGGCGCCGCTCCGCTGCTGCCGTTCGGTTTCGGCCTTGGCTACACGACGTTCGAGCTCGGCACCGCCCACGCGCCGCAGTCCGTTCCGGCAGGCCAGGACATCGTGGTGCACGTCCCCGTCCGGAACACCGGCACGCGCACCGGCCGCGAAGTGGTCCAGATCTACCTGTCCCGCGAGGATTCGGCAACGGAGCGGCCGGTCCGCTGGCTGGCCGGTTACGCGGGGACGCACCTGGCGGCGGGCGGCACGGACACGGTTGAGGTGAGGATCCCGGCCCGCGCCTTTGGCCATTACGACGGCGGCTGGCAGGTTGAGCGTGGCTTCTTCCGACTGCTGGTGGGCCGGCACGCGGCGGACGACTTCCAGGCGCTGGAGGTCGAGGTCCGCTAA
- a CDS encoding FadR/GntR family transcriptional regulator, with translation MRTHQLVLRWIEDQLSGGQLAVGGRLPAERSLAEQLGVSRTSVREAIRVLEAMGVVRAGVGSGPEAGTVVISDPTAALGSALRLHVATQHLPVEDVVETRVLLESWAAARARPDAPELDLAGALLEDMDGGHAIDDFLALDVRFHLALADAAGNAVVSAMMGSLREAIQGYAGQLTANLPNWDATASRLRTEHREILAAIRKDDGGRAAELVAAHIRGYYKEAGLGPKDSDPARP, from the coding sequence ATGCGTACGCACCAACTTGTCCTGCGATGGATCGAGGACCAGCTCTCCGGCGGCCAGCTCGCCGTCGGCGGCCGCCTCCCTGCCGAGCGGAGCCTGGCCGAGCAGCTTGGCGTCTCCCGCACCTCCGTCCGCGAGGCCATCCGGGTCCTCGAGGCCATGGGCGTGGTCCGGGCAGGCGTGGGGTCCGGACCGGAGGCGGGAACGGTAGTGATCTCGGATCCGACGGCGGCGCTGGGCTCCGCGCTGCGGCTGCACGTGGCCACGCAGCACCTGCCGGTGGAGGACGTGGTGGAAACGCGTGTGCTGCTGGAGTCCTGGGCCGCCGCCCGGGCCAGGCCCGATGCCCCCGAACTCGACCTCGCCGGGGCACTGCTCGAGGACATGGACGGCGGCCACGCCATCGACGACTTCCTGGCCCTGGACGTCCGCTTCCATCTGGCACTGGCCGACGCCGCCGGCAATGCCGTGGTCAGCGCCATGATGGGATCCCTGCGGGAGGCCATCCAGGGATACGCGGGGCAGCTGACCGCGAACCTGCCCAACTGGGACGCCACCGCGTCGCGGCTCCGGACCGAGCACCGGGAGATTTTGGCGGCCATCCGGAAGGACGACGGCGGCCGGGCGGCTGAGCTCGTTGCCGCCCACATCAGGGGGTACTACAAAGAAGCCGGGCTGGGCCCGAAGGATTCGGACCCAGCCCGGCCGTAG
- a CDS encoding alpha-hydroxy acid oxidase — protein MTHTLEPSNPETTPAPDASDIPATRPATGVAAAAAAVPAALKRRVPKYSDLAPLMQFKKPEFSREARLKRASTVWELRDIAKRRTPQAPFDYTDGAAEAEITLRRAREAFLDIEFRPGILRNVSSIDLSTDILGKSSRLPVGIAPTGFTRMMHSEGEYAGSQAAEAAGIPYTLSTMGTASIEDVAAAAPNGRNWFQLYLWTDRDRSLELIERAAKAGNDTLMVTVDTAVAGARLRDVRNGMTIPPALTLKTVLDASYRPAWWFNFLTHEPLTFASLSRYTGTVADLINSMFDPTLTFEDLDWLRETWKGKLVVKGIQTVDDARKVVDHGADGIVLSNHGGRQLDRAPIPFHLLPEVSKALKADNSTAAIMLDTGIMSGADIIAALALGADFTLIGRAYLYGLMAGGRAGVDRVLQILEKDMARTMALLGVSRLSELTADHVRILGR, from the coding sequence ATGACCCACACCCTCGAGCCGAGCAACCCCGAGACCACCCCGGCCCCGGACGCGTCGGATATTCCGGCCACGCGGCCCGCCACCGGCGTCGCCGCGGCAGCCGCAGCAGTTCCGGCCGCCCTGAAGCGCCGCGTCCCGAAGTACTCGGACCTCGCCCCGCTCATGCAGTTCAAGAAGCCCGAATTCAGCAGGGAAGCCCGGCTCAAGCGCGCCAGCACCGTCTGGGAACTGCGCGACATCGCCAAGCGCCGCACACCCCAGGCCCCGTTTGACTACACCGACGGCGCGGCGGAGGCCGAGATCACCCTGCGGCGTGCCCGCGAGGCGTTCCTGGACATCGAGTTCCGCCCGGGCATCCTGCGGAACGTGTCCAGTATCGACCTGAGCACCGACATTCTGGGCAAGTCCTCCCGGCTTCCCGTGGGCATCGCGCCCACCGGCTTCACCCGGATGATGCACTCCGAAGGCGAATATGCCGGCTCGCAGGCCGCCGAAGCCGCCGGCATCCCCTACACGCTCTCCACCATGGGCACCGCCTCCATCGAGGACGTGGCCGCGGCGGCGCCCAACGGCCGGAACTGGTTCCAGCTGTACCTCTGGACGGACCGGGACCGTTCCCTCGAACTGATCGAGCGCGCGGCGAAGGCCGGGAACGACACCCTTATGGTCACGGTGGACACCGCCGTCGCCGGGGCCCGGCTGCGCGATGTCCGCAACGGCATGACCATCCCGCCGGCACTGACGCTGAAGACCGTCCTGGACGCGTCCTACCGCCCGGCCTGGTGGTTTAACTTCCTCACCCACGAGCCGCTCACCTTCGCCTCGCTCTCGCGGTACACGGGCACGGTGGCCGACCTCATCAACTCGATGTTCGACCCCACCCTCACCTTCGAGGACCTCGACTGGCTGCGCGAAACCTGGAAGGGCAAGCTGGTGGTCAAGGGAATCCAGACCGTGGACGACGCCCGCAAGGTGGTGGACCACGGCGCCGACGGCATCGTGCTCTCCAACCACGGCGGCCGCCAGCTTGACCGCGCACCCATCCCCTTCCACCTGCTCCCGGAAGTGTCCAAGGCGCTCAAGGCGGACAACAGCACTGCCGCGATCATGCTGGACACGGGCATCATGAGCGGCGCGGACATCATCGCCGCCCTGGCGCTGGGTGCCGACTTCACGCTCATCGGCCGCGCCTACCTGTACGGGCTCATGGCCGGCGGCCGGGCCGGCGTCGACCGCGTCCTGCAGATCCTCGAAAAGGACATGGCCCGCACCATGGCGCTCCTGGGCGTCAGCAGGCTCTCCGAGCTGACCGCGGACCACGTGCGGATCCTCGGCAGGTAG
- a CDS encoding ArsR/SmtB family transcription factor codes for MVTDDVFAVIAEATRRDILVSLQAGDKAVGELVEELAASQPTISKHLKVLREADLVSMRAQGQKRYYALNTKPLEGVASWLETFDVGRTASAAASPDVAAEQAGDAPTGTPRAAAATAGTPAAASLAAAGQTAEVPDAFAAATAAHAGSAADDATHAPGRPASGQLSPAVVVPGGQVPGSAGQDDTVPQQIGRTVGRAATKAADLLANLPKFGRKK; via the coding sequence ATGGTGACAGACGACGTATTTGCCGTCATTGCTGAGGCAACGCGGCGGGACATTCTGGTGTCCCTCCAGGCCGGGGACAAAGCTGTGGGGGAGCTGGTCGAGGAGCTCGCGGCCAGCCAGCCCACCATCTCCAAACACCTTAAAGTGCTGCGTGAGGCAGACCTTGTCAGCATGCGCGCGCAGGGCCAGAAGCGCTACTACGCGCTCAACACCAAGCCGCTCGAGGGGGTTGCCAGCTGGCTGGAGACGTTCGACGTCGGACGCACGGCTTCCGCTGCAGCGTCACCGGACGTTGCAGCCGAGCAGGCCGGGGACGCCCCGACCGGTACCCCGCGTGCCGCCGCTGCAACGGCCGGAACCCCGGCCGCAGCCAGCCTGGCCGCAGCCGGCCAGACCGCCGAGGTCCCGGACGCGTTCGCGGCAGCCACCGCGGCGCATGCCGGCAGCGCGGCGGACGACGCTACCCACGCACCCGGGCGTCCGGCGAGCGGCCAGCTGAGTCCCGCCGTCGTGGTTCCCGGCGGCCAGGTGCCCGGCAGCGCCGGCCAGGACGACACCGTCCCGCAGCAGATTGGCCGCACCGTGGGCCGCGCCGCGACGAAGGCCGCAGACCTGCTGGCGAACCTGCCCAAGTTCGGCCGCAAAAAGTAA
- a CDS encoding acetoin utilization protein AcuC gives MTFQPGLSLPALPTTVVWDTAMTAYNFGPGHPMAPERLELTARLASSLGLLDLAHVRLSAPDVADDGELTTVHSPDFVAAVRRASDNPAAADESYGLGTEDDPAFAGMHEAAARLAGGSLLAASSILDGSAVRAVNFGGGLHHASRDRASGFCVYNDAALAVRKLLDGGVRRVAYIDVDAHHGDGTQSIFWDDPRVLTISLHETGMSLFPGTGFANEIGGPEARGSAVNVALPAGTGDAGWLRAFHAVVPQLVGAFAPEVIVSQHGCDSHRLDPLTHLNVSVDGQREAATAVASLAARYCGNRWIATGGGGYHITGVVPRTWSHLIGIAANRPVPLRTPVPEAWRTYVQERYGVDTPESMGDDADVWWRSWEVGFDPNDDIDRTVMATRKEVFPLYGLDPWFD, from the coding sequence ATGACATTCCAGCCCGGACTCAGCCTCCCCGCACTGCCAACGACGGTGGTGTGGGACACCGCCATGACGGCGTACAACTTCGGCCCGGGCCACCCCATGGCGCCCGAACGCCTCGAGCTGACTGCACGGCTGGCCTCGAGCCTGGGCCTGCTGGACCTTGCCCACGTCAGGTTGTCCGCCCCGGACGTGGCCGACGACGGCGAGCTCACCACCGTGCACAGCCCCGACTTCGTGGCCGCGGTGCGCCGGGCCAGCGACAACCCCGCCGCAGCCGACGAGTCCTACGGGCTGGGGACCGAGGATGATCCCGCCTTTGCCGGGATGCACGAGGCCGCGGCGCGTTTGGCCGGCGGCTCCCTCCTCGCGGCCAGCTCGATCCTGGACGGTTCGGCGGTCCGGGCCGTGAACTTCGGCGGCGGGCTGCACCACGCGTCCCGGGACCGCGCCAGCGGCTTTTGCGTCTACAACGATGCCGCCCTGGCGGTCCGGAAACTGCTCGACGGCGGCGTGCGGCGCGTGGCATATATCGACGTCGATGCCCACCACGGGGACGGGACGCAAAGCATCTTCTGGGACGACCCCCGCGTCCTCACCATTTCGCTGCACGAAACCGGCATGTCCCTGTTCCCCGGCACCGGCTTCGCCAATGAGATCGGCGGCCCCGAGGCCCGGGGCAGCGCCGTTAACGTGGCTCTGCCTGCGGGAACGGGGGACGCCGGCTGGCTCCGGGCGTTCCACGCCGTGGTCCCGCAGCTGGTGGGCGCCTTCGCGCCCGAGGTCATCGTCAGCCAGCACGGCTGCGACTCGCACCGGCTCGATCCCCTGACCCATCTCAACGTCAGCGTGGACGGACAGCGCGAGGCCGCCACCGCCGTCGCGAGCCTCGCCGCCCGGTACTGCGGAAACCGCTGGATTGCCACCGGCGGCGGCGGATACCACATCACGGGCGTCGTGCCGCGGACCTGGAGCCACCTGATTGGCATCGCAGCGAACCGCCCGGTGCCGCTGCGCACCCCCGTGCCGGAGGCGTGGCGGACGTACGTGCAGGAGCGCTACGGCGTGGACACGCCCGAGAGCATGGGCGACGACGCCGACGTCTGGTGGCGCTCCTGGGAGGTGGGCTTCGATCCCAACGACGACATCGACCGAACCGTGATGGCCACGCGCAAGGAAGTCTTCCCGCTGTACGGCCTGGACCCCTGGTTCGACTAG
- a CDS encoding TrkH family potassium uptake protein translates to MTQSQSRSKSPASWQPAAPEREGLWIFTGIRDFIDDIANTSPARLALSAFVVVIVLFTALLSLPASSATGDFTPLHQALFTAVSAVCVTGLTVVSTAVHWSFFGQLIILIGIFVGGLGTLTLASLLALMVSKKLGVRGKLIAQEAMNNAGRLGEVGTLLRIVITTSVVIEGALALALIPRFMVLGEPFWQSVWHGVFYSISSFNNAGFTPHSDGIVPYETDLWILIPLMLGVFLGSLGFPVVMVLQQNGLNWKKWNLHTKLTIQVSFILLAAGTVLWALMEWDNARTIGGMDLGDKITHSLFASVMTRSGGFNLVDQNQMESTTKLLTDALMFAGGGSASTAGGIKVTTIAVMFLAIIAEARGDADVKVYGRTIPEGTMRVAISVIVAGATLVSASAFLLLHISGASLDRVLFETISAFATVGLSTNLSAELPPEGVYVLSVLMFAGRVGTVTLAAALALRQRSQLYHYPEERPIIG, encoded by the coding sequence ATGACCCAAAGCCAGTCGAGGTCCAAGAGCCCGGCCAGCTGGCAACCCGCAGCGCCGGAGCGTGAGGGCCTGTGGATATTCACGGGCATCCGTGACTTCATCGATGACATTGCCAACACATCTCCGGCCCGCCTTGCCCTGAGCGCCTTCGTGGTGGTCATCGTCCTCTTCACTGCCCTGCTGTCGCTGCCGGCGTCCTCGGCAACCGGCGACTTCACACCGCTCCACCAGGCCCTCTTCACCGCGGTCTCGGCTGTCTGCGTTACGGGCCTCACCGTGGTGTCCACCGCTGTGCACTGGTCCTTCTTCGGGCAGCTGATCATCCTGATCGGCATTTTCGTCGGCGGCCTCGGCACGCTGACGCTGGCCTCACTGCTGGCCCTCATGGTGAGCAAGAAGCTGGGCGTCAGGGGCAAGCTCATTGCCCAGGAAGCCATGAACAACGCCGGCCGCCTTGGTGAAGTGGGTACGCTGCTGCGGATCGTCATCACCACCTCCGTGGTCATCGAGGGCGCCCTCGCGCTCGCCCTGATCCCGCGCTTCATGGTCCTCGGCGAGCCCTTCTGGCAGTCTGTCTGGCACGGCGTCTTCTACTCGATCTCGTCCTTCAACAACGCCGGCTTCACCCCGCACTCGGACGGCATCGTCCCCTACGAAACAGACCTCTGGATCCTCATTCCGCTCATGCTCGGCGTGTTCCTGGGCAGCCTCGGCTTCCCCGTCGTCATGGTCCTGCAGCAAAACGGGCTCAACTGGAAAAAGTGGAACCTGCACACGAAGCTCACCATCCAGGTCTCGTTCATCCTGCTCGCCGCCGGAACGGTGCTGTGGGCACTCATGGAGTGGGACAACGCCCGGACCATCGGCGGCATGGACCTCGGCGACAAGATCACGCACTCGCTGTTCGCCTCAGTCATGACGCGCTCCGGCGGCTTCAACCTCGTGGACCAGAACCAGATGGAATCCACCACCAAGCTGCTCACGGACGCCCTCATGTTCGCCGGCGGCGGCTCCGCCTCAACGGCGGGCGGCATCAAGGTCACCACGATCGCCGTCATGTTCCTGGCCATCATCGCCGAAGCCCGCGGCGACGCAGACGTCAAGGTATACGGCCGCACCATCCCGGAAGGCACCATGCGCGTGGCCATCTCGGTGATCGTCGCTGGCGCCACGCTGGTATCCGCGTCCGCCTTCCTGCTCCTGCACATCAGCGGCGCCTCCCTGGACCGGGTGCTGTTCGAGACCATTTCAGCCTTCGCCACGGTCGGCCTGAGCACAAACCTCAGCGCCGAACTGCCGCCGGAGGGCGTGTATGTGCTGTCCGTCCTGATGTTCGCCGGCCGCGTCGGCACCGTCACGCTTGCCGCTGCCCTGGCCCTGCGCCAGCGCAGCCAGCTGTACCACTACCCGGAAGAGAGGCCCATCATTGGCTAA
- a CDS encoding potassium channel family protein: MANSSGAPNRPAHNAPVLVIGLGRFGSSTAEQLVKQGREVLAIERDRSLVQKWSPVLTHVVEADATNIDALRQLGAQEFSSAVVGVGTSIESSVLITVNLVDLGIEHLWVKAITPSHGKILTRIGANHVIYPEADAGVRAAHLVSGRMLDFIEFDDDFAIVKMYPPRETVGFTLDESKVRSKYGVTIVGVKSPGEDFTYARPETKVSARDMLIVSGHVDLLERFAARP, from the coding sequence TTGGCTAATTCGTCAGGCGCCCCCAACCGCCCCGCCCACAACGCGCCGGTCCTGGTGATCGGGCTGGGCCGCTTCGGCTCCTCCACGGCGGAGCAGCTGGTGAAGCAGGGCCGCGAGGTGTTGGCCATCGAGCGTGACAGGTCCCTGGTCCAGAAGTGGTCACCTGTCCTGACCCACGTGGTGGAAGCCGACGCCACCAACATCGACGCACTGCGCCAGCTGGGCGCGCAGGAGTTCAGTTCAGCCGTGGTGGGGGTGGGCACGTCCATTGAGTCCTCCGTGCTCATCACCGTGAACCTGGTGGACCTCGGCATCGAGCACCTGTGGGTCAAGGCCATCACACCATCCCACGGCAAGATCCTCACCCGCATCGGCGCCAACCACGTCATCTACCCGGAGGCCGACGCCGGCGTCCGCGCCGCGCACCTGGTCTCGGGGCGCATGCTGGACTTCATCGAGTTCGACGACGACTTCGCGATCGTGAAGATGTATCCGCCGCGTGAAACGGTCGGTTTCACGCTGGACGAGTCCAAGGTGCGGTCCAAGTACGGCGTGACGATCGTCGGCGTGAAATCCCCAGGCGAGGACTTCACCTACGCCCGGCCGGAAACCAAGGTGTCCGCCCGCGACATGCTGATCGTCTCCGGACACGTGGACCTGCTGGAGCGGTTCGCGGCCAGGCCGTAA
- the proC gene encoding pyrroline-5-carboxylate reductase: MSNRIAFLGCGSMNEAILGGLLEGGTDPMEIVATVRRAERAAELAERHAGITAIAGSEEPDNNKQAAKGAGIVILGVKPVGIAELAREISGSLSPDAIVISVAAAVSIAQLEAALPAGQPVIRTMPNTPAKLGRGVVSVSAGTSCSPEQLQRAKDILGAVGTVVEIPEEQVDALGAISGSGPAYAFYLAEAMAAAGVELGLDEELAILLARETVAGAGLMLAEPGAEPAALRKAVTSPNGTTERAIATFDDRGMPAIIAAGARAAADRAAEITKQLG, translated from the coding sequence ATGAGCAACCGAATCGCATTCCTTGGCTGTGGATCAATGAACGAGGCCATCCTGGGCGGCCTGCTGGAAGGCGGCACCGATCCCATGGAGATCGTGGCCACCGTCCGCCGCGCGGAGCGGGCCGCGGAGCTGGCCGAACGGCACGCCGGCATCACGGCCATCGCCGGCAGCGAAGAACCCGACAACAACAAGCAGGCGGCGAAGGGTGCCGGCATCGTGATTCTCGGCGTTAAGCCCGTGGGCATCGCCGAGCTGGCCCGGGAAATCAGCGGCTCCCTCTCTCCGGATGCGATTGTCATCAGCGTTGCTGCGGCCGTTTCCATCGCCCAGCTCGAAGCTGCCCTGCCTGCGGGTCAGCCGGTGATCCGGACCATGCCCAACACCCCGGCGAAGCTGGGCCGCGGCGTGGTCTCCGTGTCCGCAGGCACCAGCTGCTCACCCGAGCAGCTCCAGCGGGCGAAAGACATTCTCGGCGCGGTAGGAACCGTCGTCGAAATTCCCGAAGAGCAGGTTGATGCGCTCGGCGCCATCAGCGGTTCCGGTCCGGCCTATGCGTTCTACCTGGCCGAGGCCATGGCCGCCGCCGGGGTCGAACTCGGCCTTGATGAAGAGCTGGCCATCCTGCTGGCACGCGAAACTGTTGCCGGAGCCGGCCTCATGCTGGCGGAACCCGGCGCCGAACCCGCCGCCCTGCGCAAAGCGGTCACAAGCCCCAACGGCACTACCGAACGCGCCATCGCCACCTTCGATGACCGCGGCATGCCGGCCATCATTGCCGCGGGCGCACGGGCCGCAGCCGACCGCGCCGCCGAGATCACCAAGCAGCTCGGCTAA